GGCACGGAAGGCGCGAACCGGTGAACTCACACCCCCGGGGATTGACTGCTGCGCTCGCTCATGCCACGCAATAGAACCGGAAATATCCACGACTATCCCTTCAACTTCTGAGCGAACTCGATTGCCCAGTAGGTGCAAATAATTTGGGCGCCGGCTCGCCGGACCGAATAGAGCGCCTCCCAAATAGCCCCATCGCGATCGATAAATCCATTGGCCGCGGCCGACTCGATCATCGCCAACTCGCCGGAGACCAGATATGCCGCAACCGGGACCGAGCTGATCCCAGCGGCGGCGGACACGATGTCGAGGTAGCAAAGCGCCGGCTTCACCATCACGATATCCGCGCCCTGCTCTAAATCAAGGGAAATCCCCCGAATCGATTCGGTGCGATTGCGATAATCCTGCTGATAGGTCTTGCGATTGCCCGTGAGTTCTGACTCCACCGCATTGCGGAATGGGCCATAAAAAGTCGAGGCGTATTTCGCAGCGTAGGCCAGGATTCCGGTGCCATCGAAACCGTTTTGATCCAGCACCTTTCTCACGTGACCAACTTGACCGTCCATCATGCCGCTGGCTCCGAGCAAGTCCGCTCCAGCCCGGGCCAGCTCCAGAGCCATCAACCCATAAGCCTCGAGGGTGCCATCGTTATCCACCGCTCCGCTTGCACCTAGCACCCCGCAGTGGCCGTGAGAGGTGAACTCATCAAGGCATAAATCCGCGACTATCACCAGGTGGTCTGAGACGTGGGCCCTAGCCGCCCGAACCGCCCGGTTAAGGATTCCGTTGGGATCCAGCGCCGCACTGCCTTCCGGGTCTCGAGATTCGGGGATCGCAAAAAGCATCACCGACACCACCCCGGCAGAAAGGGCTCGATCGAGCTCTGTGAGGAAACTAGTTTCGGTGTGCTGCAGCACCCCCGGCATGCCCATAATCTCTCTCGGGGCAGACAACCCCTCTCGCACAAATATTGGCTGCATCAAATTCGCCGGGGTGAGCGAAACCTCCGCCACCAACTCACGAATCGCGGCAGTGGCGCGAAGTCTTCTGGGTCTGTGAATCATGAATTCCTCACTCGAAAGTAGTCAAAAACTGCTTCGGCAACCACATCAGGGTCCGGGCTTTGAGAAACCAAATCGGCACTCAGCCCAAACTTTTCCAATTCAGCAGCGGTGGTTTTGCCCGCGCAGCAGAGCACCAAATTCGGCTTTGGGTTGAAGCTCAGAAATGCCCGTACTGCGCTTGGTGAGCGAAGCAAGACCGCACAAAATTCACCCCGGGCAATTGCTGCGACAGAGCTCGGGGTGGTGGTTTTTTGCTCGGTGGCGTAGACCACCTCGGAGATTACCTCAAAGCCATGAGTCAAGAGCGTGTCTGGAATATCCCGCATCGCGATGGAACCGCTTGGTATCACAACGCGCGCGACGGGCTCCATGGCCAGCAGTTGCGCCAGGGAAGCACCATCGGCGCGGCCTGGCACCATGACCGCCTTGGCACCGAGTTCCTCGAGCTGCTTTTTGGTTTGCGACCCGATGGCCGCAAAGCGCAGACCCGGGGTCGCAATCGCTGACTCGAGCTCCCCCGGCGCCAACAGCCGGCCCCAAAAATCCAAGGCATTTGTCGATGTCACGACCAGCCAGCGCTCACCCGGTGACCTCAAGGTCTCAAGCAACCTTTTGGCTCCCGCTTGATTGGGCGCCGAAGCTATCTCGAGGTAAGGGTCCACCTCAACTTCAAAGCCCAGCTTTTCAAGCTCGGCGGCATCCACCTCGTTGCGATTGGGCCTGATGAGTAAGACTTTCATCGAAAGGCCGCCCGTGTTGCGATATCGGCCGCCAACAACCTTTCGGCAAGACTGAGCCCGAGCTGTTCCGCGGCCTCGGGCGTGGCAGCTGCGGATTTGTAATCAGCGTCGAGGGTCAGGCTCTCTCCGGTTTGCTCGACCGAGAGCTCCACTCGCAACGAGAGCCCGGCGTCATTCCAGTTGGCATGAGCACCGATGGCCGTCGCGCAGCCAGCATCCAGCCCAACCAAAACCGCACGCTCAGCGGTGGTGGTGATTCGAGTGTGGGGGTGATCCAGCGCAGCGAGCAGTGCAATCAATTCCTTGTCCTCGGCCCGGCACTCGATCGAAAGAGCGCCCTGTCCGGGGGCTGGCACCAATTCAAAGGGGTCGAAAAGCTGGCATGCCTCAGCTTCGCGACCGATTCTCCGTAAGCCCGCCAGTGCCAAAAGGGTTGCCTCATACTCACCCGAGTGGACCTTTTGGATTCGGGAATCCACATTGCCCCGGATTGAATCCACCACTAAATCCGGACGCATTTTTCGAATGCTGGCAGCTCGTCTCGGAGAAGAGGTTCCGACCCTGGCTCCCGGCGGCAGCTCAGCGAGCGTGCGGTTGCCGCTAGAAACCAGCGCATCTCGAACATCCTCGC
The genomic region above belongs to Aquiluna sp. KACHI24 and contains:
- the hemB gene encoding porphobilinogen synthase, with amino-acid sequence MIHRPRRLRATAAIRELVAEVSLTPANLMQPIFVREGLSAPREIMGMPGVLQHTETSFLTELDRALSAGVVSVMLFAIPESRDPEGSAALDPNGILNRAVRAARAHVSDHLVIVADLCLDEFTSHGHCGVLGASGAVDNDGTLEAYGLMALELARAGADLLGASGMMDGQVGHVRKVLDQNGFDGTGILAYAAKYASTFYGPFRNAVESELTGNRKTYQQDYRNRTESIRGISLDLEQGADIVMVKPALCYLDIVSAAAGISSVPVAAYLVSGELAMIESAAANGFIDRDGAIWEALYSVRRAGAQIICTYWAIEFAQKLKG
- a CDS encoding uroporphyrinogen-III synthase, whose translation is MKVLLIRPNRNEVDAAELEKLGFEVEVDPYLEIASAPNQAGAKRLLETLRSPGERWLVVTSTNALDFWGRLLAPGELESAIATPGLRFAAIGSQTKKQLEELGAKAVMVPGRADGASLAQLLAMEPVARVVIPSGSIAMRDIPDTLLTHGFEVISEVVYATEQKTTTPSSVAAIARGEFCAVLLRSPSAVRAFLSFNPKPNLVLCCAGKTTAAELEKFGLSADLVSQSPDPDVVAEAVFDYFRVRNS
- the hemC gene encoding hydroxymethylbilane synthase, which produces MSKLLEVAPQLSVTEVLIKTEGDTTSTPLSESKTPGVFVSALRDALLAHEVDFVVHSMKDLPAKPHPQILTACVPEREDVRDALVSSGNRTLAELPPGARVGTSSPRRAASIRKMRPDLVVDSIRGNVDSRIQKVHSGEYEATLLALAGLRRIGREAEACQLFDPFELVPAPGQGALSIECRAEDKELIALLAALDHPHTRITTTAERAVLVGLDAGCATAIGAHANWNDAGLSLRVELSVEQTGESLTLDADYKSAAATPEAAEQLGLSLAERLLAADIATRAAFR